From the Lolium rigidum isolate FL_2022 chromosome 2, APGP_CSIRO_Lrig_0.1, whole genome shotgun sequence genome, one window contains:
- the LOC124693589 gene encoding silicon efflux transporter LSI2-like, translating into MAMEPTVKVALGTASFAIFWVLAVFPAVPFLPIGRTAGSLLGAMLMVLFNVITADEAYAAVDLPILGLLFGTMVVSVYLERADMFRHLGRLLSWRSQGGKDLLVRTCVVSALASALFTNDTCCVVLTEFILKIARQNNLPPKPFLLALASSANIGSAATPIGNPQNLVIAVQSGISFGDFVFGILPATLVGVVVNAGMLLCLYWRELSDEKCVDVAHDDAVEVVEEDDVTSHRFSPATMSHPRGRGAGQIAPDAAGGCDAHCCCEPVKPDATANGGDATKVGIHQRRGGAVGVNGTVVSKEEEEYNSVEEKEELAMEEWKNKLWKTCVYVITFGMLVALLLGLNMSWSAITAALALIVLDFKDARPCLEKVSYPLLLFFCGMFITVDGFNKTGIPSSFWEFMEPYARIDTPAGVVILALVILFLSNVASNVPTVLLLGARVAASAAAISPAAETNAWLLLAWVSTVAGNLSLLGSAANLIVCEQARRSRQFGYTLSFFSHLQFGFPATLVVTGIGLLLIKSN; encoded by the exons ATGGCGATGGAGCCGACAGTGAAGGTGGCACTGGGCACGGCGTCGTTCGCCATCTTCTGGGTGCTggcggtgttcccggcggtgccgTTCCTGCCCATCGGCCGCACGGCGGGGTCGCTTCTGGGCGCCATGCTCATGGTGCTCTTCAACGTCATCACCGCCGACGAGGCGTACGCGGCCGTGGACCTGCCCATCCTGGGCCTGCTCTTCGGCACCATGGTGGTGAGCGTGTACCTGGAGCGCGCCGACATGTTCCGGCACCTCGGCCGGCTGCTCTCGTGGCGGTCGCAGGGCGGCAAGGACCTGCTCGTCCGCACCTGCGTCGTCTCCGCGCTCGCGTCGGCGCTCTTCACCAACGACACCTGCTGCGTCGTGCTCACCGAGTTCATCCTCAAGATCGCGCGCCAGAACAACCTGCCGCCCAAGCCGTTCCTGCTGGCGCTGGCGTCCAGCGCCAACATCGGATCGGCGGCGACGCCCATCGGCAACCCGCAGAACCTCGTCATCGCCGTGCAGAGCGGGATATCCTTCGGCGACTTCGTGTTCGGGATCCTCCCCGCGACGCTGGTCGGAGTCGTGGTGAACGCAGGGATGCTGCTGTGTTTGTACTGGAGGGAGCTATCGGACGAGAAGTGCGTCGACGTGGCGCACGACGATGCCGTTGAGGTCGTGGAGGAGGACGACGTCACCTCGCACCGGTTCTCGCCGGCCACCATGTCGCACCCGCGCGGCCGCGGCGCCGGGCAGATCGCCCCTGACGCGGCCGGCGGCTGCGATGCGCACTGCTGCTGCGAGCCGGTGAAGCCCGACGCCACCGCCAACGGCGGCGACGCAACAAAGGTTGGGATCCACCAGAGACGGGGCGGCGCCGTCGGCGTGAACGGCACGGTGGtgagcaaggaggaagaagagtacAACTCggtagaggagaaggaggagttgGCCATGGAGGAGTGGAAGAACAAGCTGTGGAAGACGTGCGTGTACGTCATCACCTTCGGCATGCTCGTCGCGCTGCTGCTGGGGCTCAACATGTCCTGGAGCGCCATTACCGCCGCCCTCGCGCTCATCGTCCTCGACTTCAAGGATGCCCGTCCCTGCCTCGAGAAG GTTTCCTACCCACTCCTGTTATTCTTCTGTGGGATGTTCATCACCGTGGATGGCTTCAATAAGACTGGCATTCCCAGCTCGTTCTGGGAGTTCATGGAGCCCTACGCGCGCATCGACACGCCGGCTGGTGTAGTCATCCTTGCGTTGGTGATCCTTTTCCTCTCCAACGTCGCCTCGAATGTCCccaccg TCCTCCTTCTCGGCGCTCGAGTggcggcctcggcggcggcgatctCCCCAGCCGCGGAGACCAACGCGTGGCTGCTCCTGGCCTGGGTGAGTACGGTGGCCGGCAACCTCTCCCTGCTGGGCTCGGCAGCGAACCTCATCGTCTGTGAGCAGGCGCGCAGGTCCCGGCAGTTCGGGTACACGCTCTCCTTCTTCAGCCACCTCCAGTTCGGCTTCCCGGCCACGCTCGTCGTCACCGGGATCGGGCTGCTCCTTATCAAGAGCAACTGA
- the LOC124693590 gene encoding uncharacterized protein LOC124693590: MQRGSEMRAVHNSVDTVNAAAAAIVSAGSRTQPTVEPRRKWADWLSVYFCFGSQKNDRRISHAVLVPEPASQRIDAPAPAIPDHPPPQVFPFIAPPSSPASFLQSGSASIIQSPMGPPSFSPRSPNSPSPTGPPSIFAIGPYAHETQVVSPPIFSAFTTEPSTAPFTPPPESVHLTTPSSPEVPYAKLLTSINNNKNGERGDIHSYHMYPESPIGRLISPSSVCSGTSSPFPDPELQTSSGSTFPSFPVRVPPKILDGEGIATQKLIPRHMRNGGSLLDGHISAAVPVVDFSARLQNNDHAMDHRVSFELTVEDVARCLEKKTAISGESAASSFHLSSTSNGDRSRESNETKAGLYVDETYHDLPEKARRSLSLRLAKEFKFSNTDAPQVEEAGALGSDWWANEKVAAITTEPRKSWSFRPVAQPGVS; encoded by the exons ATGCAGCGTGGGAGCGAGATGCGGGCCGTGCACAACAGCGTCGACACGGTgaacgcggccgccgccgccattgtCTCGGCCGGGAGCCGCACGCAGCCTACGGTGGAGCCG AGAAGGAAATGGGCTGATTGGTTGAGCGTATACTTCTGCTTTGGGTCTCAAAAGAATGACCGACGCATTAGCCATGCTGTCCTTGTCCCGGAACCTGCATCTCAGAGGATAGATGCACCTGCACCAGCAATTCCAGACCATCCACCTCCGCAGGTTTTCCCCTTCATTGCTCCTCCATCGTCACCTGCTTCTTTCCTTCAATCGGGATCTGCATCTATTATACAATCACCGATGGGGCCTCCATCATTTTCACCTCGCTCGCCAAATTCTCCATCACCCACAGGACCTCCATCCATCTTTGCTATTGGGCCATATGCACATGAGACACAGGTAGTCtcgcctccaatcttctctgccttCACAACTGAACCTTCAACTGCTCCATTCACTCCCCCACCAGAGTCTGTCCACCTGACAACCCCTTCTTCGCCTGAGGTGCCATATGCAAAGCTTCTGActtcaatcaacaacaacaagaatgGTGAAAGGGGTGATATTCACTCATACCATATGTACCCTGAGAGCCCAATAGGGCGCCTCATATCTCCAAGTTCAGTTTGTTCTGGCACTTCCTCCCCATTCCCTGACCCTGAGTTGCAGACTTCCTCAGGCTCCACTTTCCCCTCCTTCCCAGTTCGTGTGCCCCCAAAGATCCTGGATGGCGAGGGCATTGCTACACAAAAGTTGATACCTCGCCATATGCGGAATGGTGGCTCCCTTTTGGATGGCCATATTTCAGCTGCTGTACCTGTTGTGGACTTCTCTGCGCGACTTCAAAACAATGATCATGCTATGGATCACCGGGTCTCGTTTGAGTTAACAGTTGAAGATGTCGCCCGCTGCCTGGAGAAGAAAACTGCAATTTCAGGAGAATCTGCTGCATCGTCATTTCACCTCTCATCAACCAGTAATGGTGACCGCTCCAGGGAATCTAATGAAACGAAGGCAGGGCTGTATGTTGATGAAACGTACCATGACTTGCCTGAGAAAGCTCGTCGCTCCCTGTCCCTTCGACTGGCCAAAGAGTTCAAGTTCAGCAACACTGATGCTCCTCAGGTGGAGGAGGCGGGAGCGCTTGGCTCTGACTGGTGGGCAAACGAGAAAGTTGCTGCGATCACAACAGAGCCAAGGAAGAGCTGGTCCTTCCGCCCAGTTGCGCAGCCAGGGGTCAGCTAA